The Longimicrobiaceae bacterium genome window below encodes:
- a CDS encoding TMEM175 family protein — translation MRPRRLQASSRGGGLMVRRAMTGGRTGDGSFRWRGAEVSRLEALSDAVFGFAITLLVVSLEVPHTFAQLMDAMRGFLSFAASFAILFRVWYQQYRFFRRFGLDDTVTVALNAVLLFLVVFFVYPLKFVFTLVVDEFSGRQYAVLGDGSHVPVFTHRGEPAQMMVVFGSGYVLVFLLFAVLYMHAYRLREELELTPGEVLDTADNVRQNVLNVMIGLTSIAVALAVAPRYMGFSGLVYMLGGPVLTANGFYAARRKKKLGEAGAKAEPARVEAGGEPAGRGGRGKRVRR, via the coding sequence ATGCGTCCGCGGCGGCTGCAGGCCTCGTCGCGCGGGGGCGGGCTGATGGTGCGGCGGGCGATGACGGGCGGGCGGACGGGCGACGGCAGCTTCCGCTGGCGCGGCGCGGAGGTGTCGCGCCTGGAAGCGCTGAGCGACGCCGTGTTCGGCTTCGCCATCACGCTGCTGGTGGTGTCGCTGGAGGTGCCGCACACGTTCGCGCAGCTCATGGACGCCATGCGCGGCTTCCTCTCGTTCGCGGCGTCGTTCGCCATCCTCTTCCGCGTGTGGTACCAGCAGTACCGCTTCTTCCGCCGCTTCGGGCTGGACGACACGGTCACGGTGGCGCTCAACGCCGTGCTCCTCTTCCTGGTCGTCTTCTTCGTCTATCCGCTCAAGTTCGTCTTCACCCTGGTGGTGGACGAGTTCAGCGGCCGGCAATACGCGGTGCTGGGCGACGGCAGCCACGTGCCGGTGTTCACGCATCGGGGCGAGCCGGCGCAGATGATGGTGGTGTTCGGCTCGGGCTACGTGCTGGTCTTCCTCCTCTTCGCCGTCCTGTACATGCATGCCTACCGCCTTCGCGAGGAGCTGGAGCTGACGCCGGGCGAGGTGCTGGACACGGCCGACAACGTCCGCCAGAACGTGCTGAACGTCATGATCGGCCTCACGTCCATCGCCGTCGCCCTCGCCGTGGCGCCGCGGTACATGGGGTTCAGCGGGCTGGTGTACATGCTGGGCGGGCCGGTGCTCACGGCCAACGGATTCTACGCCGCGCGCAGGAAGAAGAAGCTCGGCGAGGCGGGCGCGAAAGCGGAGCCGGCGAGGGTGGAGGCGGGCGGGGAACCGGCGGGGCGGGGCGGACGGGGCAAGCGCGTCCGGCGGTGA
- a CDS encoding aminopeptidase P N-terminal domain-containing protein: MQNSDTPSAKPGPAATSFLSRRERFLAQIGNGVAILVASPELLKSRDTDVRYRANSDLLYLTDFAEPETVAVFTPHDPEHRLTLFVRPRDAEKETWTGRRHGVEGARDRFGADAAYPLDELDERLPKLLEPADAVWYSLGSSQEMDRRVTSLLARFRLSRPRSGKGPWDVRDPAQVLDPMRLVKEPAELELMRESGRLAAQGHLAAMRMARPGVGEWELEAAVDGTYRRAGAWGPSYPTIVGSAVNGTILHYTSNDRVVEDGDLVLIDAGAELGNYCSDITRTFPVNGRFTPAQRALYDVVAAAEEAGIAAVAPGNTFQGVHDAAVRVMVKGLADLGLLPRGDVDALIEDGGYKRFNTHQTSHWLGLDVHDAGGYREPDGSPLRLRPGMVLTVEPGLYIPDAEDIPADFRGLGIRVEDDVIVTETGREVITRDVPVDADEIEATVGSGVMETAGR, translated from the coding sequence ATGCAGAACAGCGACACACCTTCCGCGAAACCCGGCCCCGCCGCCACGTCGTTCCTCTCCCGGCGCGAGCGGTTCCTGGCGCAGATCGGCAACGGCGTCGCCATCCTGGTCGCCTCGCCCGAGCTGCTGAAGTCGCGCGACACCGACGTGCGCTACCGCGCGAACAGCGACCTGCTGTACCTCACCGACTTCGCCGAGCCGGAGACGGTGGCGGTGTTCACGCCGCACGATCCCGAGCACCGCCTCACGCTCTTCGTGCGCCCCCGCGACGCCGAGAAGGAGACGTGGACGGGCCGGCGGCACGGCGTGGAGGGCGCCCGCGATCGCTTCGGCGCCGACGCGGCGTACCCCCTGGACGAGCTGGACGAGCGACTGCCCAAGCTGCTGGAGCCTGCCGACGCCGTCTGGTACTCGCTGGGAAGCTCGCAGGAGATGGACCGGCGCGTCACGTCGCTTCTCGCGCGCTTCCGCCTGTCGCGGCCCCGCAGCGGCAAGGGGCCGTGGGACGTGCGCGACCCGGCGCAGGTGCTGGATCCCATGCGTCTCGTGAAGGAGCCCGCGGAGCTGGAGCTGATGCGCGAGTCCGGCAGGCTCGCCGCGCAGGGCCACCTGGCTGCGATGCGGATGGCGCGCCCCGGCGTGGGCGAGTGGGAGCTGGAGGCGGCGGTGGACGGCACGTACCGCCGCGCCGGCGCGTGGGGGCCGTCGTACCCCACCATCGTGGGCTCGGCCGTGAACGGCACCATCCTGCACTACACCAGCAACGACCGCGTGGTGGAGGACGGCGACCTGGTGCTCATCGACGCCGGGGCCGAGCTGGGGAACTACTGCTCCGACATCACCCGCACCTTCCCGGTGAACGGCCGCTTCACGCCCGCCCAGCGCGCCCTGTACGACGTCGTGGCCGCTGCGGAGGAGGCGGGCATCGCCGCGGTCGCGCCCGGGAACACCTTCCAGGGCGTGCACGACGCCGCGGTGCGCGTGATGGTGAAGGGGCTCGCGGACCTGGGCCTCCTGCCGCGCGGCGACGTGGACGCGCTGATCGAGGACGGCGGATACAAGCGCTTCAACACGCACCAGACCTCGCACTGGCTGGGGCTGGACGTGCACGACGCGGGCGGCTACCGCGAGCCGGACGGCTCGCCCCTGCGCCTCCGCCCCGGCATGGTGCTCACGGTGGAGCCCGGCCTCTACATCCCGGACGCGGAGGACATCCCGGCCGATTTCCGCGGCCTGGGCATCCGCGTGGAGGACGACGTGATCGTCACCGAGACCGGCCGCGAGGTCATCACCCGCGACGTGCCGGTGGATGCGGACGAGATCGAGGCCACGGTGGGCTCCGGCGTGATGGAGACCGCGGGACGGTAG
- a CDS encoding GrpB family protein gives MTSSFTADAAVSPFRASMAGTLRLVAHDPAWPERFAAEAERIRRAAGPLATAIEHVGSTAVPGLAGKPVLDIGIAVASEGDADACVAPLEGLGYEHRGPYGDDPRRRYYVRDEDRRRVAQIHLYVLPAQAWDEKLGFRDALRADPALAQAYAAEKQRVADQVGWDKGAYSVAKGPFVEAVLAQLRASGHLPRPAES, from the coding sequence GTGACGTCGTCGTTCACGGCGGACGCGGCGGTCTCACCATTCCGGGCATCCATGGCCGGCACGCTGCGATTGGTGGCGCACGACCCCGCTTGGCCGGAACGCTTCGCGGCCGAGGCCGAGCGCATCCGCCGCGCCGCCGGCCCGCTCGCGACGGCTATCGAGCACGTGGGCAGCACTGCGGTGCCCGGTCTCGCGGGCAAGCCGGTCCTGGACATCGGCATCGCCGTGGCGAGCGAGGGAGATGCGGACGCGTGCGTCGCGCCGCTGGAGGGGCTGGGCTACGAGCACCGCGGCCCGTACGGCGACGACCCGCGCCGCCGCTACTACGTCCGCGACGAAGACCGCCGCCGCGTCGCGCAGATCCACCTCTACGTCCTTCCCGCGCAGGCGTGGGACGAGAAGCTGGGCTTCCGCGACGCCCTGCGCGCGGACCCCGCGCTCGCGCAGGCGTACGCGGCCGAGAAGCAGCGGGTGGCGGACCAGGTCGGCTGGGACAAGGGTGCGTATTCCGTGGCCAAGGGGCCGTTCGTGGAAGCCGTCTTGGCACAGCTGCGGGCATCCGGGCATCTGCCGCGACCGGCCGAAAGCTGA